From the genome of Neomonachus schauinslandi chromosome 1, ASM220157v2, whole genome shotgun sequence:
TCCAAATATTAGAGCCACAGATCTGGATGTCAAACCCACCTCTCCATGTGTTAGACCTGGCTCTCCAGATGTCCCAGTCACCTCTCCAGATGTCCAAGCCTCCTCGCCAGGTGCCAAAGCCAGGTCCCCGACCACTGTGGACAGCCTTCTGGTGGTCACCCTGGCCAGAGACCTGGGTCTGGCCTTCCTCCAGAGCCCTCAAACCTGGAGCCATTCAGGCCTGGGaactgagggctgctgggacCAGCTCTCTGCCCCCCGGACCTTCACACTCCTGGATTCTGCAGCATCGCCAGTCACCACGGCCTTCCTCAATGGGGCCCTGGATGGGGCCCTCCTTGGAGATTATCTAAGCCGAACTCCTGAGCCTCGGCCACCTCTCAGCGCCCTCCTGAGCCAATACTATGGAGCCGGGGTGGGTGGAGATTCAGGACTTCGCAGCAACTTCCGACGGCAGAACGCAGCGGCTCTGATTTCAGCCCCCACCTTGACACAGCAGGTATGGGGGGCCCTCATCCTGCTACAGAGGCTGGAGCCAGCACACCCTCAGCTGCGGGGCATGAGCCAAGAACGACTGTTCGAGGTAGCCACCAATGCCACCAAGGAATTCACTGAGGCCTTTCTGGGTGAGAAGGCCCCCACCCCCTGTGACCTCCCCCCTCACAGATACACTCTTAGCCTCATGTGGTCAGGGGGATCCAAGACTGGAGGATTCCAGAGGGGGAAATAGGGGCTCAGGCTGGGGAGCCAGGGCAGCTGCACAGGTAAGGAAAGGCTAGGTTTGGGTCTTAAAGGATGAATAaaagttcggggcgcctgggtggctcagtcattaagcatctgccttctgctcaggtcatgatcccagggtcctgggatcgagtcccacgtcaggctccctgcttggtgggaagactgcttctccctctcccactccccttgcttgtgtttctgctctcactctctctctctctgtcaaataaataaatcttaaaaaaaaaaaaaaggatgaataaaagttcatcccccccaaaaaaaggagTGGGGGAAGGTAGAGGGCATTCCAGGAGGTGGGCTCAGCACACGCAAAGGCACAGAGGTTCAAATGGAAGTTCAGCCAGTTACTCCTGTGCACCTTTAGGGAAGttgcttcacttctctgaacctcaccTTCTTCAGTGAAGCCTGGGAAAATCATTGCTTCTTCTTGGAGGTGCTGGGTGGTTTAAGAAAGATGAAACAGGGAAAGCAAGTAGCACACAATTAGAGTATGATAAGTGGGGGCTGAGATTCCTCTTTTCTCACTATGGCTGTCCCTCCCTAGAACTCAGAGCAGAGCCAGCTGGAGAGTGTTGGGTCCTGGATTGTAAAGAGCCTTAAATTAAGAGCTAAAATGTTTGGGGTTCATCCTCAAGGTGATGGGAAGCATAGCAGATAAGCCAATAGGACTGAGATGCTGTTAAATTTAGTTAAGTTAGATCCCCGTGGGGGCCAGTGTAGTGCGAGATGGAAATGTCCTCAAATCTGGAGGGAGTCTGGAGGGATGGTCCATATGTGCGCTCTAATGGGGGAGCAGGCGGCAGGCAGAGAAACGCTGGCTGACCCCAGCCCTGGACTCCCTTCTCCACAGGGTGCCCGGCCATCCACCCACGTTGCCGCTGGGGCGCCGCGCCCTATCGGGGTAGCCCCAGGCCGCTGCAGCTGCCACTCGGGTTCTTGTATGTGCATCACACATACGTGCCTGCGCCACCCTGCACGGATTTCGCGCGCTGCGCCGCCGACATGCGCTCTATGCAGCGCTTCCACCAAGATACTCGGGGTTGGGACGACATTGGCTACAGGTAAACTGAACCCGCAGGCTCGCGAACCTTTTAGAGTGTAGTCTGGATGGGCGTGGCCAGATCCGGGGGCGGGGCTTGGACCGGAGCCAACGGGGAGAGACGGAGGAGGAGCTTGGAAGTGGGTGGGACCAAAGTGGCGAAGGGGCGTGGCCTTGACTTGGGTCCCGGCTTTAGCAGTGGGATTCTTGGGTTTAGGGTAGGAActaggaaaggaggaaggaccTGAGAAAGGAGCAGAACCTGTGTTAAGAGCTGGGTCTGGGACAGAGCATCGATGGAATATGACCTAAGACAGAAAAGGTCTCTGAACTGGGCAGGAGCTGTACCTGAGACAGTGTGGAAGGGGCTGGGTAGAAAGGGGAGTGGCCAATGCTGACGGACAGATCCGGAAAAACGGGATAGTTTCTGCGGTGGCACTTGGGGAGTGGGAAGAGGATGGGCGGGGCAGAGCCAGAGAGACCAGGCGGGACGTGGGTCGGAGGTGGCCCTTGGCTCAGGTGCAGAACTGGGGTAGGGGCCCAGATGAAAGGCGGGACCTCCCTCACGCCGCGTGGTGCGGGCTTCCCCCTCCCGTCTACAGTTTCGTGATCGGCTCAGACGGCTATGTGTACGAGGGCCGCGGCTGGCACTGGGTGGGCGCGCACACGCTCGGCCACAACTCTCGCGGCTTCGGCGTGGCCTTCGTGGGCAACTACACTGCGGAGCTGCCTGCGAAGGCTGCGCTTCACACCGTGCAGGACGTGCTCCCTGGCTGCGCAGTGCGCGCTGGCCTCCTGCGGCCCGACTATGCGCTGCTGGGCCACCGCCAGCTGGTGCGCACTGACTGCCCCGGGGACGCGCTCTTCAACCTGCTGCGCACCTGGCCGCGCTTCGCTGCTGTGAGTACCAGACCCCGCATCTTTCCGCACACGTTCAGAGCGCAGCCCTGACCCCTGTCTACCTGCCCAACCAAGACAGGCCCCTGACCCCTTACTGTAATTCCCTAGGCCCACACAACGTCAACCAGGCTCCTGGTCCCCCTTGCAGTCCATCTATTCAGGCAACCTAGGCCCAGACTTCACTCGTTCTACTTGCAACAGCCCCTACCCACTGTCCTCCGCCCCTACAGCCTCGGCTCAGCCCTGACCCGGCCAGCTTGTCCTTTACCCAGCCCCGACACCTCTGTCCTCCCAACCAAAGCATGGACCCCGACCCTACAGCAGCCCTTCTGCCTACACAGCCTCACCCAGACTAGCCAAACTTGGCCTCACTTTTGTCTCCTACCCAAAGGGCCCTCTGTCCACACAACACTAACTCAGCCTGTGACCCTCTACAGAAAACCCCTTTGCCTGTGCAACCTCTGTCTAGCCCCTACCCCCGTGCTGCAGTCCTCTGCCCAATCTCAGCCCTGAGGATGCTTGCTCAGCCCCAGCCTCCCTGACCCCTGATGACAGCTCTTATGGTGGAGCAATCTATGTCCAGCCAGCACAAACTTGGCCTGATGATCCCACCCAGCCCCTGACCCCGATTACCAAAACATCTCTATATTCACACCTGCACAATCTCACGTTACCTGCACACTGGCCAGCAGTCAGCATTGTACCCACCCCCTCACTTTGGGCCCCTGTCCTCTTCCCTTTCCATGACAGGGGCAGACCCCCACTCCCCAAGCCTCACACtcccctgtccttttttttttttttttaaaagattttatttatttatttgacagagagagtgagagagcacaagcagggggaacagtagagggagagggagaagcaggctccccactgagcagggagcccaatgtgggactcaatcccaggaccctgggatcgtgatctgagccgaaggcagatgcttaaccgactgagccacccaggagcccctcccctgTCTTTTCTAGAATGTGAAACCAAGAACAGCCAGGAGGGCCTCCAGGAGATCCAAAAGGGAGCCACCTCCAATGATCGTGCCAGCCACAGGCCTCCAATAAAGAGACAGTGGAAAGAAAGCCTGTATCTATGCATCATCTGTGTTTGCACacgttgtctttttcttttttaagattttatttatttatttgagagagagagaacaagtaggggggaggggcagaggaagagggagaagcagactccccactgagcagggagcctgatgcgggactcgatcccaggaccctgggatcgtgacctgagccaaagccggacacttaacctactgagccacccaggtgccctgcacaagttgtctttttttttttttttaagattttatttatttatttgacagagagagacacagagagagagggaacacaagcagggggagtgggagagggagaagcaggctccccgcagagcagggagcccgatgcgggactcgatcccaggaccctgggatcacgacctgagctgaaggcagtcgcttaaccaactgagccacccaggcgccccacaaattgTCTTAATTTGTGTTTGCCCAGAAGCAGACCGGAGACAAGAATTTCAGTGCAAGTAGTTTGTTTGGGAGGTGAAGGTGCTCCCAGATCATATCAATTGGGGAATGAGGGAGAGAGGTAGGGAAGAGAAGGCAGCCAAGAAAGGGTACTTTATCAAGTAAGTTGGCACTGTGgggacatggagctcaatcccactgGGGACCTCTAGGGGACTGTGTAAGACACACACCTCAGAGTCATATTGATccaagggagctggggtattGATCCTCCAACCCTCATCGTCATTGGTTAAGGGCTGATCTCAGGGAAGGTATTAATTCTCTGGCACTTTTGGGTTGCTTATTGTATGGGGAAAGTGGACTCCAGCGTCAGAGAAAGACCTCCAGCAAAAATGCAGGGAAGTGGGAGTGGATCAGTATTCAGTGAAGCGGGAAAGCCTCAGGGATACATCGGAACATGGGGAAACTCTGTATGTGTGTGCTGTGAATGGACTGAGTGCAGTATGAAAGAGGTGGGCATATCTAaggtgtgtgcatctgtgtgaaCATGTCCAGCTCCAGGAGAAGGGTCTTTGGCCCTCATGGAAGATCCTACTCCTTGGGACAGGTTATAGAATTTGTAAGGCacaaggcaaaatgaaaatgcagggccccttgttcaaaaagcagAAGCTTCGAGACAGCAACAGCAAAGCATTAAATCAAATGCAGTGCAGTGCCCTTCTAAGCATGGGGGTCCTGGATGACTGCCCAGGCCACATGCCCATGAAAGTGATCCTACCCACCCTATCCTGTGAATTCTGGTCACCCTTGCCTTTGCACAAATTGTTCCTTCTATCTGGCATGCTCATCCCATGGTCCTCTCCTTATGCTTTGGGCCACAAGTGTCACCTCTTCAGGGAGGCCCTCCTGGATTTTCCCACTTGTGCTTAGCCTCT
Proteins encoded in this window:
- the PGLYRP2 gene encoding N-acetylmuramoyl-L-alanine amidase → MSLRSWNPTMVAQAVLWILLGLLLRLEPGTATLPLLMDSVIQALAELEQKVPATMASHTASAWLLFAQDSGHHDLLHHFLLEGQNLKATKLDPQQLSPELRGLTKDVAQHGIRGRLEYGVVLAPDGSTVAVEPLLAGLEAGLQGNRVVNLPLDSTATPLDAGATFPDTGAVVLDVRATSPRLRDVPPDGASADVGAMPPNIRATDLDVKPTSPCVRPGSPDVPVTSPDVQASSPGAKARSPTTVDSLLVVTLARDLGLAFLQSPQTWSHSGLGTEGCWDQLSAPRTFTLLDSAASPVTTAFLNGALDGALLGDYLSRTPEPRPPLSALLSQYYGAGVGGDSGLRSNFRRQNAAALISAPTLTQQVWGALILLQRLEPAHPQLRGMSQERLFEVATNATKEFTEAFLGCPAIHPRCRWGAAPYRGSPRPLQLPLGFLYVHHTYVPAPPCTDFARCAADMRSMQRFHQDTRGWDDIGYSFVIGSDGYVYEGRGWHWVGAHTLGHNSRGFGVAFVGNYTAELPAKAALHTVQDVLPGCAVRAGLLRPDYALLGHRQLVRTDCPGDALFNLLRTWPRFAANVKPRTARRASRRSKREPPPMIVPATGLQ